A region of Solanum dulcamara chromosome 7, daSolDulc1.2, whole genome shotgun sequence DNA encodes the following proteins:
- the LOC129894230 gene encoding nucleobase-ascorbate transporter 6, translating into MAAKSDEPAPHPPKDQLPNVSYCITSPPPWPEAILLGFQHYLVMLGTAVIITTALVPQMGGGNEEKAKVIQTVLFVAGLNTLLQSYFGTRLPAVIGASYTFVAPTISIILSGRWSDPDPVSRFKKIMRATQGALIIASTIQIVLGFSGLWRNVVRFLSPLSAVPLVTLVGFGLYEFGFPGVAKCVEIGLPELVLLVIFSQYLAHLIRPGKNIFDRFAVLFTVAIVWIYAHLLTVGGAYNGTPPKTQASCRTDRAGLIEGAPWIKIPYPFQWGAPSFDAGEAFAMMMAAFVALVESTGAFIAITRYASATPMPPSVLSRGVGWQGIGILLSGLFGTGNGSSVSVENAGLLALTRVGSRRVVQIAAGFMIFFSILGKFGAVFASIPTSIVGALYCILFAYVGVGGLSFLQFCNLNSFRTKFILGFSIFLGLSIPQYFNEHTVIDGYGPVHTGGRWFNDMVNVPFSSEAFVAGILAYFLDNTMHKRDGHIRKDRGKPWWDKFRSFKTDTRSEEFYSLPFNLNKYFPSV; encoded by the exons ATGGCAGCAAAGTCCGATGAACCAGCGCCACATCCACCAAAAGATCAGCTTCCTAATGTTTCTTACTGCATTACTAGTCCTCCTCCATGGC CTGAGGCGATCCTTCTTGGATTTCAGCATTATCTGGTTATGCTTGGTACCGCAGTTATCATTACTACAGCTCTGGTTCCCCAGATGGGAGGAGGAAAT GAGGAGAAAGCCAAAGTTATTCAAACAGTGCTATTTGTTGCTGGGCTTAACACCTTGTTGCAATCTTACTTTGGAACTAGACTACCAGCTGTGATCGGAGCGTCTTATACCTTTGTTGCACCTACAATTTCGATTATCCTTTCAGGACGATGGAGTGACCCGGACCCTGTGTCG AGATTCAAGAAGATAATGCGGGCCACCCAAGGTGCACTTATTATTGCTTCAACAATTCAGATTGTCCTAGGCTTCAGTGGTCTCTGGCGCAATGTTGTAAG GTTTCTGAGCCCACTTTCAGCTGTTCCTTTAGTTACTCTTGTCGGCTTCGGGCTCTATGAGTTTGGTTTTCCTGGG GTTGCCAAATGTGTTGAAATTGGGTTGCCAGAGCTGGTCCTTTTGGTCATTTTCTCTCAA TATTTGGCCCATCTGATACGCCCAGGGAAGAATATATTTGATCGTTTTGCTGTTCTTTTCACCGTAGCAATTGTATGGATTTACGCTCACTTACTTACAGTGGGTGGGGCTTATAATGGGACCCCACCAAAGACCCAAGCAAGCTGCAGAACTGATCGTGCTGGACTCATTGAGGGTGCCCCATG GATTAAAATTCCATACCCCTTCCAATGGGGAGCACCTTCATTTGATGCTGGTGAAGCATTTGCTATGATGATGGCTGCATTTGTTGCTCTTGTTGAG TCCACTGGTGCCTTTATTGCAATTACGAGATACGCAAGTGCTACTCCCATGCCACCATCCGTACTCAGCAGAGGTGTAGGTTGGCAG GGAATTGGCATTTTACTGTCTGGGTTGTTTGGCACTGGGAACGGATCTTCTGTATCTGT TGAAAATGCGGGTCTTTTAGCACTGACACGTGTTGGTAGCAGAAGAGTTGTTCAGATAGCTGCGGgatttatgattttcttttcaattctTG GAAAATTTGGAGCAGTCTTTGCTTCAATACCAACATCCATTGTAGGTGCTTTGTACTGCATTTTATTCGCTTATGTGG GCGTAGGAGGTTTAAGCTTCCTTCAGTTTTGCAATCTGAACAGTTTCCGTACCAAGTTTATATTAGGTTTCTCCATCTTTCTTGGTTTGTCAATTCCACAGTACTTCAACGAGCACACAGTTATTGATGGTTATGGGCCTGTTCACACGGGTGGACGATGG TTCAATGATATGGTTAACGTGCCATTCTCATCGGAAGCTTTTGTTGCGGGTATCCTGGCTTATTTCTTGGACAACACAATGCACAAAAGGGATGGTCATATAAGGAAAGACCGAGGCAAGCCATGGTGGGACAAGTTCAGGTCTTTCAAGACGGACACGAGAAGCGAGGAATTCTATTCTCTCCCATTCAATCTCAACAAGTATTTCCCATCTGTGTGA